ATAACTAAATTGAGAACAACATCAAGATTTTTGTATTAACTTCACTAAAACAGGCACAGATCAGATAAAAAGTATATCATCAAAGTTCTGGTAAATTATAGTCATTTGTTTGATTGGTAGTTTGTAAGCTTTCCAAAAGAAGTTGTTTCCAgatcatttattatttgaggATAAAGATGTTTCTGTACATTCTTGTCTGACTTTATAGGAGGATGGAAAGGCCATTCTTGGAAACTCGGGTTTATTCATGCATTtcatggtttttatttttttttttatcggtaaataaaattttatggatcataagaataggcaaagcccaagtacacgggtcatatacaagagcaacgcctaggagtgatgttctagtgatacaagaaattcatgaatggtcatgccattaaaatcaattacaatcaaccATTGGAACAAggtgttaaaaaagaaagttctaagTTCATCCAATGACCGCTCACAATCTTCGAAGTTTCACttgttcctctccctccaaagacaccaccatagacatatcggaaccatcttccaaattgcaGCAATCTGAGAAGTAGAGGCCTTTTCTTGATTTGCTACATTATAATCTTTCGGCAAATGAAGAGGCGCTGGATTACAATGGGTATTGAAAATGTAGTCATTTTCATGTTCAGACTTATTGCAAGGCATTACAAGGTCCTTATGACATGCAATTTCCTTGGAGGAATATTTGGAATGCTAAAGTCCCCAGAAAAGTTACCTTTTTATCTGGACAACAGCTTTGGGACAGTTTCTAAATTCAGATTATGAACAAACATCATCTTGGTGGATCAATGTTGCATCTGTAAGTGTAGTATACCACTTGTTACTTCATTTTTATGttacttcatttttatttttaccatgcCCTCAAAATGTAATGTGTTTTGTAGTGTGGTTACCACATGCATTTAGCCAGAATAATTCCCTCCCTTacaaatttcattctttttttatgaGTCCCTTATGAATTTCATTCCAATTCCACATAacaaaaagatgatgaaaactACATAGAATCAACCATGTTAATTATTAATACAAACAGGATTTGGTGTACTCTATTGAATACCTTATAGAGACCAAATTcaatatttgaattataaaaagtatatattttcaaCCAGACTTCTAGGTCTAAATATCTCATTTGTGAAGCACAATGTGTTTCATAAGAATTAATGAGATTCAAATGCGTATATAAACTGAAGAATAACAATAAACCATGAGAGGAGTCAACCTGGTCAATTGCACAAGGAATTAAGCAACGGAGATTATCTTTGCCCGAAAATAAGTGTGGAAATGAACTTGGAAATGAGGGAGCTGCCTGCAATAACACAAAGGGGAGAACATTATATGATTTCCACATATATTCCTACAGTCTCTTGACCAACCATTCTGGTTTCCTAAACaggaatctttttttttaataagcagtATCCCAAACAGGAATCTAACAAGGCAGGTACTTGTTGCGGAAATTTTTGCATCATCTATCGTAATCTTCATATATTTGCTTACATGGAAATAGAAACATGATAAATACAGCATAAGCAATCGACATTCGAGAACAATGTAATGAGGCAAAACACAATAGTCCAAAGACATTTGATAAGATACATGGCACAATGCACATACCGTTCACATGTTTTATGTATATAAAGCAGTAAAGTTTTATACCTGTACAGGTGGAAAACTATATTTTCCGATATGATCTTCACCAACGAAACCAAATATACCCACAATCTGATTACATGTCACGCGCTTTGAAATTTCAATCATGTTCCTGTAGAATGCACTGCACAGAAAATTCTCAGAAATCAGTCTGAGGATTCTAGCCATGCATGAAAAAGGCTTTTCCCCCACTAGCTTCAAAATATATGCTTAAACTTTGAGGTGCATATCATAGCAAACAAGAAGAAATGCTCAATTCTGTTATAAGATCCCTGATGCCTGGCCTAATGATTCAATACCAGTCCATCATGTATGATTGGATGCCAGTTTGTGGTTTCATTTTGATGTCAAGTTACAGTTCTGCATTACTCACCCTCCAACATAATCAAAATCAGAGAAGATGAAGGTTCTTCTGATGTCAAAACCACAAGCAATGATGTCCTTGGCATTTTCCCTGGCGAGTCTCCTGCTCTCCTCCACCGTCAGATTTTTCCACAGGAACTTCTCGTCATCAGTAAGTTGTATTACAAGAGGAACCTTAAAGGCCTCTTGCAAATATCTACAACCAAAAGCCACATGCACACAACAATTATGATTGCAATGCGGTTGATTGTGTTTAAGAGATGTGacaaactcatatttttacatTGCACCTAACAAACTAATCTTCATCCTAATAACATGGCATCTGCCATGGATCCTCATCAACTAATTGGAatcattagaatttttttatcagtactGATTTAAATCATTTACATATTCTTTCACcccaaaatcaaaccaaacgtaaaggaaataaaaataatttaccgagaaaaaaagattaaaatttaatacatatttGACAACATATTTAAGCTCCATATACGGACCAAAGCCAACAGAACTTAGTAATTTCTATTTACCTGTAGttgaaacaatatatatatgcactcaGTGTATCTTTCTCATTTCTTCCATTGCAGAACACCGGAAccaaaacaacaaaaccaaAGCAGTAAAAAATTTGTTTCCTTCTCTCAAATTGACTGGTTTTTATGAGCAGAACGCGAGAACCAAACAGAACATAATAAAGAAACTCCACTTGGAACATAATGGTACACACCTAAACCTAATTGGCCAAAAATTTAGTGGTCAATTCAATGACAATAAAGGAaaatttttctctattctttccaTACAGCAACCAGAGCAGAAAGAAATACCGTACACTAAGAAACAATATAATCTACATAAATACTTCTGTTGGTTTTGCTTCTGAATTTATTCCCTTTCTTTCCTTTATCCAATTTCTCTGAGCAACGAAACAGtgcacaagaaaagaaaatgaactacCAAATAAATTATCCTTTTTCATCTTGTTTGGATAAGGTTTTCCGTTTAATGCCAGCAAAAATAGCTTCTGCTTcttatttcccttttttttttaaccaattgAGCGAACACGACGAAGGGAACCAAAAGCCATGATTTCTCAGCAAACGGAGCAGAACTGACGTACTGAGTGAACATAAAGGGTATCAAATGCCCTAAGTGCAAAGCTTCAGACGAGGGTCCTCTACCCGTGTACAGATAGAACTTCTCGCTCTTCTCGTATGCATCCAGTATGTCATTGAAGTCCCTGTGTGCCATCCATCAAATTCCAATTATACTCaacacatttttttcaaaataagaagaGGTGGGGATGGGGATGGGGTGGTACCGATGGGCGAAGAAGACGCCGCGGCGGAGGAAAACGTGGGCGCGGCGAGAGGTGAGGTGCTCGACACGGTCAATGAGCGATTGGTTGAGCCTTTGACAGCCGAACTTCTCGATGAGCTTGTCGTAGTCAATCTTGCCTCCTTCTTTGGCCGAAACTTCCCATGGATTCACAacctgttcttcttcttctagttgttgtttttcattttcattttgtaaAGCGCCCCTCTCCAGCTCTTCCTTATTCATATCTTCTTTTGATCTTCCAATACTGCTAGTCTACTGCGCAGGAATAGAGTATTTAGCTTTTAGAGAGTTGAACGGGATCCAATGACCGGATCTACGGAGAAGATGACCGGAGAGGTTTCAGGCGGCGGATGGTACGAAATAACCAGCTGGTGAAGGGGAAGGGAGCGTTTTCTTGGGAGTTTATTCTTTCGCAAAAGAAATACAATACCAAACGACGTCGTCAAACTAGCGCTATGGGGAATTAAAACCCCATCGAATCAGATCGCGTCGAATACAGCAAGTGAacaaccaagaagatcaaatGTGGGAGAGACAAATACACGAGGTTCATCTACATGTATAAATgtctttaaaaataatcattaataaataatataaaatatatttcatattattaaaataaaatataaataattaaatttatctatttctattatgttgataactaataattttagtgCTAAATTTACACGAAAAATACTAGatgtagttaaaaaaaatttacaaaaaatttatttacccACGTATCTGATAATTTCtcgtatatataattctatCCAAATTTGGTGTGTTCTATTCAATGCATAAGGTTGGTTTTGTTAGCTtgggcttttgtttttgtttttgtttttattggaATATTGCTGTAGATTTTGAGGTTTTCAATGCTTGCAATCACTCtgatgataaaagaaaataatgagatttgGTGTCGTGTTACAGCGTCACTATGCATTCTAATAAATTTACTTACCTTAATAATGTTTTGGGGGTGAAAGAGTGAGGAAggattggagagagagagagagagagagagagagtctgagcAAATAAAAGGCCGAGAGAGATGTAGAGGGAGGAGGGACAGGGAAAAGAGAGACCTGACCGTTGGTGATGCGTCGGGAAGACTTACCGGACCGGCGACGGATTTAGACGACAAAGCTTCATTCAGTACCCAAAACCCTTAAATTTATTCAAATTCTACAATTTGACACAAATCAATCAACTCAAAGCCTCTCAGCCAATttcttgatctctctctctctctctctcaatatgcATACGAACCGTAGCATTTGAGCTCTTCGAGCTGCAGATCTTCCTCGAAATACTTCTTCTCTTTCAGGTCGgtttttgctttcctttttttcaaagtaatcaGTTTACCTCCTCTATTTCTATGTTTTCTTCGTTTCATTTCTTAATGTTCACGTGGGTTTCTTTAGCTTTTACATTTAGATTCGTTTCTTTGTGTGGTTCTCTTGGTACATTTGGTATAGTTTTCTTCTTGGTATTTCTTTTGATGTCTCTCTAGTTGGGATTTTGGCAGTGGCTTATTTGGTTTTCTGGGCGATCGTGAGTGATTATCATTCTTGAATTTCACCTTCTTTACTCTCCCATTCTCATTCTTTACTCTCCCATTCTCATTGTAATGATTAATGTTGTTTCAGTGTTCGTTCTTTGTCTTTCTTAGAAAAACATACGATTTTAAGGTTCAGGTCGGTCTTGACTTCACGTTGAATGATCATTATTCATTGGTCGGGTTCTTAGGGCCCTACTTTTTTTCGCCTCGTTCAATTTAGTCTTGAGAAAAATGCTCTTTTGCATTCGGAGCAAGACAGCTTATTGTCTAAGTGCTGTTTtggaaattttcttttctatactAGCATGTTTGGTCTCTGCAAAGACAAGAAGAGTACCTTCTATGTTTGGCAagcaatatttttcaattgtaCCTTGTATGTTTCCTCATGTTATACAGACGCAAGTTCAAATTGATATTATGCAGATTGCGGACTGTCATTTGAGGCTGTCATTTATGGTCTTCACAAAATTGGGACCTTTAGGGATCAAGAACCGTAGGATCAAGTAGTAAGTTCTTCATCAAAGTTTACTTTGAACGGGTTCAAGACTCTACCTTAGACTCTTTTCAGTTAGGTTTTAGAAATACCCCGGACGACATGCTTATCTAATTTGTTAAAATCTGAAGTTATAGCCTCAAAATTGAAGCTGCAAAGGAAAAATGCTTCACATCTGTCTTATACGCAACCTTCTATTGTGACCAACTAAAAAGTGCACAGATTGTAATGAGTAAGACATTTCTGTACATCTGTCTCCTTGTATGTTCGAATATATTGTTTCTTTGTTATATGCTCTATGGGTTGTTTAGCTATTTCAGACTCTTGGGCAATAGTCTTAAATTCATGTGGAAGAGATTTTGCACTCACTTTCAAGCTTCAATATCATCAGAATTCAATGAGTCTGCTAGATGGAACTGCAAATTGTGATATAAGTTCTCAATTTAGATGTTTTGACAATCATGCTGGAGAATTAATTTTAGAAATACCATCACGCATTTGAGTTTGTTGTCTGCATGAAGAGGCAGCTTATCCCACTAGATTTCTATATACAGGCAATTACTTTTGAGAACTTTGGGCAATATTCATGATAGCTGCAATTGGAAATGGAAGAATAAACTTTGGAATCTCTACAGTAGTCTGGTATCCTTGAGCTTATTCCTGTCCACTAACTATGTCTATGTTAATGTATTGAAGTCCTCTAGATACATTATCATTTGGATGGATGCTTTTGAAGTCATTTCTTATCCATCTAGGATTAATTTTTCAGTGCTCACACGTTGCAGATCGATATGCGTGGTACTGGAAAGAAATTGATCTACCAAGAATCTGGCAAATCTTGTTATTCAAAGGCAGAGTCTGGGTCTAAGCTGATTGCATCATTGAAGCTTAAAAAGGGCAGGAATATATCCCATTGCAAAAAACacaaaccaaaatcaaaatctcATGTAAAGACAATTGGTTCAACGCTTTCAAAGAGGTCAGTTACTGACCCTGCTAGCAGGGAGCCCAAGAATGATTCTATAAGTAGAAGGTTTTTCCGTAGGAAAGTTCTACGTAAACCAACTGATTCAAAGTCTTCAAGAAAGAATTCTCCATCGGGGCTTCAAGGTGAAAAGGCCTTGCCTAATATCTCcaagggaaagagaaaaaatgttgatggagaggtcaaaattacaaatcttaagaagaggaagaagaagagaaggcaaAAGGATAGCGTGGAGCTCGATGAAGTTTCCCGTTTACACAGGAGAACAAGGTATCTGTTGATTAAAATGAAACTAGAGCAGAACCTTATCGATGCTTACTCTGGAGAAGGTTGGAAAGGTCAGAGGTATTGAAACCTTATCTCATATGTCTTTCCATTAGTAAGAAAACTACTTGCTCATTTAGACTAAAAATTTCTCAATGAGTATTTTATAGTTTAAGCTAGTTTGGGAGGGAAAAGTTTATGAATGAAAACCCTGCTGAAAGAACAGAAAAATAGGGATGTACGAATGGCtcgttatttaatatttaaactacctgctttatatatatatatatatatatatataaagaacagAAAATAGTttgtttcttttgaaattttgattttctgtGATAAACAGAGTTGTGGtttatcattttcatcattGTTTTGATTTCAGTCGAGAAAAGATTAAGCCGGAAAAGGAACTACAACGAGCCAAGAAGCAGATATTGAATTGTAAACTTGGAATACGTGATGCAATTCGCCAGCTGGATTCACTTAGTTCAGAAGGATGCATTGAAGACTCTGTCATTGCTCCAGATGGATCTGTATACCATGAACATGTAAAACACATATCACCATGATCAGCTAAATATTAGGACTATAAAGTTTTCAAAGACAAAACATCaacttgaaaaaagaaaaagaagcctCAAACCTTCTTGTGTTCTTTTCATTTGGAGATGGGTGCTGAAAGGGGCTTTTTGGGATTTCCTAAATTCATCTGAATATGCTTCTGAATCCTTACATTTTCTTGTACTGAGTAGCCACGACTTGGCCAATAAACTATTGTCTATATGCTAGGTGTGTGCTAACTCCATATCATTTCCAACATAAGAAGTaacttatcttttaaaaaaaattatttaggttCTGACTGCAATATAGAAGTAACTGTTCCAGTGATTTTGAATtgtgaaaaatgttataaatcTCAGCTGATAGTGTTCTTGCCCTTTTCTTTTGCTGAGTAGGTTAGATACTAGTGTAATTAACACAATATGAGTTTGAAACTCGGCTTCTGGTCTGGTCTCATAGGTTTTTACTTAGACAATTAACATGGTTGTGCACAGCTAGAAAGACCCTGGCTACTACCTCTCGGATCACATCTAGCTGTGACGTGTATATTTATGTCTTTattgtttgttatatgtagATATTCTGTGCAAAGTGCAAGTTACGTGAAGCTTTCCCAGATAATGATATTATACTATGTGACGGGACATGCAATTGTGCTTTCCACCAAAAATGTCTTGACCCTCCATTGGACAGTGACAATAGTATGTTCTACTTGCTTCTTTCTTGTGAATATTTAGTGATTTATGGATCAGATGGCTTCTTTAAGAAACTGATTTGTAGTTTAATTGATAATCTACAGTTCCTCCAGGTGATCAGGGATGGTTTTGCAAATTTTGTGAGTGTAAGATGGACATTCTAGAAGTAGTGAATGCCCATCTTGGGACCCACTTCTCCATGAACAGTAATTGGCAGGTTAGTTACTTGAAAATCTCATGGGatatctttttctctttttgggcTTCTTCAGCAAATTAATGAAGTTACTCCCACATGGAATAGGATGTTTTCAAAGAAGAAGCTGCTTTCCCTGATGGTGAGAATGCAATATTAGATCCAGAGGAAGAATGGCCTTCAGAtgattctgatgatgatgattataatCCAGAGAGGAGGGAAAACAGTTCCATGATCAGTGGGGCAGAATCTGATGACAATGTGTCAGATGACATTAGTAGTTCTACTAGCCTGAGTTGGTCTTTggatgttgaatttttttctgGAAAGGAAGGCATGGTGTGTGAAAACCATTTTGCTAATAACGGTTTAGATTCTGATGAATCCACCGACGGGGGAATTATATTCGGCCCTAGGCAGCGAAGAGCTGTTGACTATAAGAAGCTATACGATGTGAGTATCACAAAATTCTTAAGATTAAATTCTTTCCCGCTAAATCAAGCTGTCTacgatatatattattttaagaagtaATGACCTAAAGGTGCTATATTGTTCCTTATCCACTGTAGTCTTTCTTCGTCCCCCAAGAAGGGGGAATGAGATGGGAAAAAATCAAGGTGTTCTATTTCTGAAGCCATAGTTATGTCCTTTAGGGTTAGCCTTGATACTATGTTACCTGATGGAATGCAAAGGAATTATAT
This genomic interval from Juglans microcarpa x Juglans regia isolate MS1-56 chromosome 4D, Jm3101_v1.0, whole genome shotgun sequence contains the following:
- the LOC121261080 gene encoding tryptophan--tRNA ligase, cytoplasmic; amino-acid sequence: MNKEELERGALQNENEKQQLEEEEQVVNPWEVSAKEGGKIDYDKLIEKFGCQRLNQSLIDRVEHLTSRRAHVFLRRGVFFAHRDFNDILDAYEKSEKFYLYTGRGPSSEALHLGHLIPFMFTQYLQEAFKVPLVIQLTDDEKFLWKNLTVEESRRLARENAKDIIACGFDIRRTFIFSDFDYVGGAFYRNMIEISKRVTCNQIVGIFGFVGEDHIGKYSFPPVQAAPSFPSSFPHLFSGKDNLRCLIPCAIDQDPYFRMTRDVAPRIGHHKPALIESLFFPALQGETGKMSASDPNSAIYVTDSEKDIKNKINRYAFSGGQDSIEKHRQLGANLEVDIPIKYLGFFLEDDAELEHIKKEYGAGRMLTGEVKQRLIEVLTKLVERHRRARAAVTDEMVDAFMAVRPLPNMFN
- the LOC121261078 gene encoding pathogenesis-related homeodomain protein-like isoform X2, whose translation is MRGTGKKLIYQESGKSCYSKAESGSKLIASLKLKKGRNISHCKKHKPKSKSHVKTIGSTLSKRSVTDPASREPKNDSISRRFFRRKVLRKPTDSKSSRKNSPSGLQGEKALPNISKGKRKNVDGEVKITNLKKRKKKRRQKDSVELDEVSRLHRRTRYLLIKMKLEQNLIDAYSGEGWKGQSREKIKPEKELQRAKKQILNCKLGIRDAIRQLDSLSSEGCIEDSVIAPDGSVYHEHIFCAKCKLREAFPDNDIILCDGTCNCAFHQKCLDPPLDSDNSDQGWFCKFCECKMDILEVVNAHLGTHFSMNSNWQDVFKEEAAFPDGENAILDPEEEWPSDDSDDDDYNPERRENSSMISGAESDDNVSDDISSSTSLSWSLDVEFFSGKEGMVCENHFANNGLDSDESTDGGIIFGPRQRRAVDYKKLYDEMFGKDASAFEPVSEDEDWGPAKRKRREKESDAASTLMTLYESEQKRQNSETKELKKKLPLETSTRRPFFRIPHIAVEKLRQVFAENELPPRAVKENLSKELGLDPEKVSKWFKNARYLALKYRKEETGKQFHSFKESRLEKLKKKADNVMVSNDTSAEIMIHSPKNVKKVFHRKSPKSLSRVLKKKRQKRSSFMSPANGKKDTVEFNDDVSLKKLLEARTKERKRISVMAGGGCQAAEVEMERLCKVMGRLETIKLKLLRLQNDKAGDSDKSHLFQESVIYVPIAELREKL
- the LOC121261078 gene encoding pathogenesis-related homeodomain protein-like isoform X1 encodes the protein MRGTGKKLIYQESGKSCYSKAESGSKLIASLKLKKGRNISHCKKHKPKSKSHVKTIGSTLSKRSVTDPASREPKNDSISRRFFRRKVLRKPTDSKSSRKNSPSGLQGEKALPNISKGKRKNVDGEVKITNLKKRKKKRRQKDSVELDEVSRLHRRTRYLLIKMKLEQNLIDAYSGEGWKGQSREKIKPEKELQRAKKQILNCKLGIRDAIRQLDSLSSEGCIEDSVIAPDGSVYHEHIFCAKCKLREAFPDNDIILCDGTCNCAFHQKCLDPPLDSDNIPPGDQGWFCKFCECKMDILEVVNAHLGTHFSMNSNWQDVFKEEAAFPDGENAILDPEEEWPSDDSDDDDYNPERRENSSMISGAESDDNVSDDISSSTSLSWSLDVEFFSGKEGMVCENHFANNGLDSDESTDGGIIFGPRQRRAVDYKKLYDEMFGKDASAFEPVSEDEDWGPAKRKRREKESDAASTLMTLYESEQKRQNSETKELKKKLPLETSTRRPFFRIPHIAVEKLRQVFAENELPPRAVKENLSKELGLDPEKVSKWFKNARYLALKYRKEETGKQFHSFKESRLEKLKKKADNVMVSNDTSAEIMIHSPKNVKKVFHRKSPKSLSRVLKKKRQKRSSFMSPANGKKDTVEFNDDVSLKKLLEARTKERKRISVMAGGGCQAAEVEMERLCKVMGRLETIKLKLLRLQNDKAGDSDKSHLFQESVIYVPIAELREKL